A window of the Trichoderma asperellum chromosome 4, complete sequence genome harbors these coding sequences:
- a CDS encoding uncharacterized protein (EggNog:ENOG41) encodes MAVEVSHGRGGAGNIDTDDTKYVDGEVVRSGVEGSHGDGAFSSGRGGAGNISDVGTAATLRKDADAIPEEAFRPSQDTQGFHTGRGGVGNEHHVKDEHAEAKPRPVAPVGLADKLKTKLFGVFKH; translated from the exons ATGGCTGTTGAAGTATCCCACGGCCGCGGCGGGGCGGGCAATATTGACACCGACGATACGAAATACGTTGACGGCGAGGTCGTGCGATCTGGAGTCGAGGGCAGCCATGGCGACGGCGCTTTCAGCTCCGGTCGAGGAG GCGCCGGCAACATCTCCGACGTTGGAACTGCCGCAACTCTTCGCAAGGACGCAGATGCCATCCCGGAAGAGGCCTTTCGACCAAGCCAGGATACTCAGGGATTCCACACCGGCCGCGGTGGGGTGGGTAATGAGCACCACGTCAAAGACGAACATGCGGAAGCGAAGCCTCGCCCAGTTGCGCCCGTAGGCCTAGCGGACAAGCTGAAGACAAAGTTGTTTGGTGTGTTCAAACACTGA
- a CDS encoding uncharacterized protein (EggNog:ENOG41~SECRETED:SignalP(1-20)) — MHFFQASTILILLGFQAAHATSAANRTLTLWAWGDCSGNVAFCHDIAPDTCCHGEYLIAGFTCEDCVKEDIVAGREEQDGTCGGDFVTVTGWVCARSRKRLYGSSWHHGPETEATAKKTPACTRSVRADVMRIGETWFYLEDNTPENHVKALWDIWGQESSVVIPDILLQYEGEEPRGRGVASEL, encoded by the coding sequence ATGCATTTCTTTCAAGCAAGTACTATTCTAATACTCCTCGGTTTCCAGGCCGCCCACGCCACGTCTGCAGCCAACAGAACGTTAACTCTCTGGGCATGGGGTGACTGCAGCGGCAATGTTGCGTTTTGCCACGACATAGCCCCTGACACTTGCTGTCACGGCGAATACCTGATCGCTGGGTTTACTTGCGAGGATTGCGTCAAGGAAGACATAGTTGCTGGTCGCGAAGAGCAGGACGGGACGTGTGGGGGGGACTTCGTCACTGTGACAGGCTGGGTTTGCGCCAGGTCGAGGAAAAGGCTGTATGGGAGTAGCTGGCACCATGGCCCTGAAACGGAGGCTACGGCGAAGAAAACACCGGCTTGTACTCGGAGCGTGCGTGCCGACGTCATGAGAATCGGAGAGACGTGGTTTTACTTGGAGGACAACACGCCTGAGAATCATGTGAAGGCGCTTTGGGATATTTGGGGCCAGGAATCTTCAGTAGTGATACCCGACATATTGTTGCAGTACGAGGGAGAAGAGCCTCGGGGACGTGGCGTGGCTTCTGAGCTCTAG
- a CDS encoding uncharacterized protein (EggNog:ENOG41) → MAQKCVRQGCGKEFTDVEEECHYHPGPPVFHEGQKGWKCCKPRVLTFDEFMEIPPCTTGTHSTTEKPPPVEEKPQIDEAALAKKIEEASVSAPARLPIQPAQHIPTPPPPPPDSEDDDPSLDIPDGAECRRKGCSIKYKKGSAREGEECVHHPGVPIFHEGSKGYSCCKRRVLEFDQFMKIEGCKTKDKHLFVGSGKKDTPESGSEEILATVRHDFYQTPTQVIASYFLKKIKKETAKVDFKGKEIDLDLTTSDPTPKRYTATVPLFGEIDSEKSSFKILGTKLELVLVKADGASWPVLRSDEQLTGEILQIGRAGKV, encoded by the exons ATGGCGCAGAAATGTGTTCGCCAGGGCTGCGGCAAGGAGTTTACTGACGTGGAAGAGGAGTGCCATTACCACCCTGGTCCACCTGTCTTCCACGAGGGGCAGAAAG GATGGAAGTGCTGCAAGCCACGAGTATTGACTTTCGACGAATTCATGGAGATTCCTCCTTGTACGACGGGCACACATTCTACCACTGAGAAGCCCCCTCCAGTGGAAGAGAAGCCTCAGATCGACGAAGCCGCCTTGGCaaagaagattgaagaggcCAGTGTATCCGCCCCAGCTCGATTGCCGATCCAACCAGCACAACACATTCCCACCCCTCCGCCCCCGCCCCCAGATTCCGAGGATGACGATCCGAGCTTGGATATTCCTGACGGAGCTGAATGTCGCCGAAAGGGATGCAGCATCAAATACAAGAAGGGATCCGCgagggaaggagaagaatgtGTGCACCACCCTGGTGTCCCTATTTTCCATGAGGGTAGCAAGGGCTATTCATGCTGCAAGAGGAGGGTGCTAGAGTTTGACCAATTCATGAAAATTGAGGGCTGCAAGACCAAAGACAAGCATCTATTTGTTGGCAGTGGGAAGAAGGACACTCCCGAGTCAGGTAGCGAAGAGATTCTGGCCACAGTCAG GCACGACTTCTACCAGACCCCTACACAGGTCATTGCATCATActtcttgaagaagatcaagaaggAGACAGCCAAGGTCGATTTCAAGGGAAAGGAAATTGACTTGGACCTTACGACAAGCGATCCCACGCCCAAGCGATATACGGCAACCGTGCCGCTATTTGGCGAAATTGACTCTGAAAAATCATCATTCAAGATTCTCGGCACGAAGCTAGAGCTTGTTCTTGTTAAGGCTGATGGAGCTTCTTGGCCGGTTCTGCGAAGCGATGAGCAGCTGACGGGCGAGATTCTCCAGATAGGCCGTGCTGGCAAAGTATAG
- a CDS encoding uncharacterized protein (EggNog:ENOG41): MFMTRRLLHACRITLFSRDDCGLCTQAKDVLSNVWDKRPFHYTEVNLAKPEFKHWKNLYDFDIPVIHISKAEAGEEDVNKTGKAIKLMHRFTTEQVEAKMDQAEGI; the protein is encoded by the exons atgtttatGACAAGGCGTCTTTTGCACGCCTGCAGGATTACTCTGTTTTCACGGGATGACTGTGGCCTCTGCACGCAAGCTAAAGATGTCCTCTCCAATGTCTGGGATAAGCGGCCGTTTCACTATACCGAAGTGAATTTGGCAAAGCCAGAATTCAAGCATTGGAAGAATTTATATGATTTCGACATTCCTGTT ATACATATTAGCAAAGCAGAAGCCGGCGAAGAGGACGTTAACAAGACCGGAAAGGCCATCAAATTAATGCACCGCTTCACGACAGAGCAAGTCGAGGCAAAGATGGATCAAGCTGAAGGCATATAG